One region of Aminobacterium colombiense DSM 12261 genomic DNA includes:
- the dnaX gene encoding DNA polymerase III subunit gamma/tau — MTVSLYRRYRPAQFKQIVAQDAAVQVITKALEEKRVSHAYLFSGPRGCGKTTLARLLAKSLNCTGQKQSVEPCNDCPNCLAINGGESLDVIEIDGASNNSVDEVRELKAHVSLSAFSSLYKVYIIDEVHMLSLSAFNALLKTLEEPPSHVVFILATTEPHKVPVTIRSRCQHIPFRKIDVQNIVKSLSMVAHNENRNAEEEALWEIARQADGAMRDALSLLEQVMALAEQELRLVDVSRLLGGGSRPELERWVSRVRSGDISVFSELQEMFQRGASPQKVVEDLFVIFRDLWIVASWGGGALQFIEGSSKEKIFLEQESKDWNPDHLLKIMDFCAQILPQVRMGMRSDVLSGLFLNKLIEHGSLVTKELEKTREPHSLPPEDHPAFKEKWGKVLASLLYGEIHIYCALLHASVFLEKNVLSLKFPDYCNYSMELVSIERNSFVLQQKIKEIFEGELTLRIICGDKTTECDLSQSPLLAEIEEAIVEIQDEPTSSLPFDDLPPTAEIRPEFGNEQEDDETVFSGLVDTVLRWGGGEVLLHKKDNVEELDGGITEE, encoded by the coding sequence ATGACAGTGTCTCTTTACCGTCGATATCGACCTGCGCAGTTTAAACAAATAGTGGCCCAGGATGCAGCTGTACAGGTTATTACGAAAGCTTTGGAAGAAAAACGGGTAAGTCATGCCTATTTATTTTCTGGTCCTCGCGGGTGTGGGAAAACTACTTTAGCCCGTCTTCTCGCCAAATCGTTGAACTGTACAGGCCAGAAACAAAGCGTAGAACCCTGCAACGATTGTCCTAATTGTCTTGCTATCAACGGAGGAGAAAGCCTTGACGTTATAGAAATAGACGGGGCATCGAATAATAGCGTAGATGAAGTACGGGAACTTAAAGCCCATGTTTCTCTGTCTGCTTTTTCATCTTTATACAAAGTCTATATAATTGATGAAGTTCATATGCTTTCTCTTTCTGCTTTCAATGCATTACTGAAAACCCTTGAGGAGCCTCCATCCCACGTTGTCTTTATTTTGGCGACAACGGAACCTCATAAGGTGCCGGTAACCATTCGCTCTCGTTGTCAGCACATTCCTTTCAGGAAAATTGATGTTCAGAATATTGTAAAAAGCCTATCTATGGTTGCCCATAACGAGAACAGGAATGCGGAGGAAGAAGCTCTTTGGGAAATAGCCAGACAGGCTGATGGAGCAATGAGAGATGCCTTATCTCTTTTAGAACAGGTTATGGCCTTGGCGGAACAAGAACTCAGGCTGGTAGATGTTAGCCGTCTTTTAGGTGGAGGAAGTCGGCCTGAACTTGAGCGTTGGGTTTCTCGTGTGCGTTCTGGTGATATCTCTGTATTTTCAGAGTTACAGGAAATGTTCCAACGGGGAGCTTCCCCGCAAAAGGTTGTTGAAGATCTTTTTGTTATATTTAGGGATCTTTGGATTGTGGCTTCATGGGGTGGGGGCGCTTTGCAGTTCATAGAGGGTTCCTCTAAAGAAAAAATTTTTTTAGAGCAGGAGTCTAAGGATTGGAATCCAGATCATCTATTGAAGATTATGGATTTCTGTGCCCAAATCCTTCCCCAAGTGCGCATGGGGATGAGATCAGATGTTCTCTCAGGACTCTTTCTTAATAAATTAATAGAACATGGCAGTCTGGTTACCAAAGAGCTGGAGAAAACTCGGGAACCTCACTCCCTGCCGCCAGAGGACCACCCTGCCTTTAAAGAAAAATGGGGAAAAGTGCTTGCAAGCCTCCTTTATGGAGAAATCCACATTTATTGTGCGTTGCTCCACGCCTCTGTGTTTCTCGAAAAAAACGTGCTTTCTCTGAAGTTCCCCGATTATTGCAATTATTCCATGGAGCTAGTTTCCATCGAAAGGAACTCCTTTGTATTGCAACAAAAGATCAAAGAGATTTTTGAGGGAGAACTGACGTTACGTATTATCTGTGGTGATAAAACGACGGAGTGTGATCTTTCTCAATCTCCTCTTTTAGCAGAAATTGAAGAGGCGATAGTTGAAATACAAGATGAGCCTACATCGAGTCTCCCTTTTGATGATCTTCCTCCTACTGCGGAAATCAGACCCGAGTTTGGGAATGAACAAGAGGATGATGAAACGGTTTTTTCAGGCCTGGTTGATACTGTTCTCCGGTGGGGAGGGGGAGAAGTTCTTCTCCACAAGAAGGACAACGTAGAAGAATTAGATGGAGGAATTACAGAAGAATGA
- the dnaE gene encoding DNA polymerase III subunit alpha → MTTRPFVHLHVHSEYSLLDGAIRCGELAERVASWGMPAVALTDHGAMYGAIEFYDRCLAAGIKPIVGCEVYVDPEGHTSREKKGRNFHLLLLAENQQGYNNLIKLVSIANTDGFYYRPRIDYDLLTQYSQGIIASSACLAGEIPSLILQGKENDALAKAHMYRDIMGEDNFFLEIMYNAIPEQAVVNRSLVQMARKNNFNLVATNDAHYLNKEDYDWHEILLCVQTGATINDPDRMSFSTNDFYLRSPEEMDSLFGAELPDALDNTLAIAERCSLKFDLGTRDYKLPSFDLPEGETLESNLEKEAMAGLKQRLHKDNVPEEYKKRLDYELKVIKKMGFAGYFLIVASIIRAAKDRDIPIGPGRGSAAGSLVAYSLRITELDPLKYNLLFERFLNPERVSMPDIDTDVSDKGREELLQYIAEKYGVDRVAQIITFDRMKSKAAIRDVGRALGMPYSDVDVVAKLIPDGARSIPEALDQSEDLRNLTHKDLAVSRLLDSASKIEGLARHCSQHAAGVVITPMPITDLVPVRRIGENQIVTQFPMEPLEKLGLVKMDFLGLKTLSVLEEAINNIKLNGKTPPDLNKIPLNDNLTYEMLQRGNTLGVFQLESTGMRQLLRKIKPDCFEDLIAVLALYRPGPLGSGMVDQYIERKHGRAVVEYLHPELSEVLKETYGVILYQEQVMQSAACLAGYSLGEADLLRRAMGKKKVEVMQQQRKMFADGCAQHNVPARKAEEIFDIIQEFAGYGFNKSHSAAYALISYQTAYLKANFQPEFMAAYLTSQIGSKKDVMARYIREVRNSGIEVLPPDVNSSMESFAAVDEVVRFGLGAVAKAGHGAVEAIIAARECGGEFSSLWNFLCRVDLRVVNKSVIENLIKAGAFDGLNSNRRQLISALPDFVALAQRKGEEKNQCSLLSLLDEDSESGDLEPELPDIEDYAIYERLDMEKEVVGLYISGHPFTQHETLVSRYSTCSISNLKYWRSRNLFPQIGGMILSVHEKYTKRGDPMGILEVEDAESKLEVICFPKIWSSIKDQIEPGEICIIRGTLDERGSGNIIAKEIVSFQAIQGKMPPFVKIVLDGTLLQPNSMKNFIRSLKDFPGRSQVLLEIRNGVGSVVILLSGIKVDGPTIKSKGLAPALPEEAYEVFC, encoded by the coding sequence ATGACCACTCGTCCTTTCGTACACTTACATGTTCATAGTGAGTATAGCCTTCTCGATGGAGCCATTCGCTGTGGAGAATTGGCTGAGAGGGTTGCTTCCTGGGGCATGCCAGCAGTGGCTCTTACCGATCATGGGGCAATGTATGGCGCTATAGAGTTTTATGATAGATGCCTTGCAGCAGGCATTAAACCTATTGTAGGTTGTGAAGTCTATGTTGATCCAGAAGGACACACATCTAGAGAAAAAAAGGGGAGAAATTTTCACCTTCTCCTTTTGGCTGAGAACCAGCAAGGATATAACAATTTAATTAAGCTCGTTTCTATTGCCAATACAGATGGTTTTTATTATAGACCACGAATAGATTACGATCTTCTTACTCAGTATAGTCAGGGGATCATTGCTTCGTCTGCTTGTCTTGCGGGAGAAATTCCATCGCTGATCCTTCAGGGTAAAGAGAATGATGCCTTGGCAAAGGCGCATATGTATCGGGACATTATGGGGGAAGACAATTTTTTTCTAGAGATTATGTACAATGCCATACCTGAACAGGCTGTGGTCAATAGGTCCCTCGTCCAAATGGCAAGAAAAAACAATTTTAATCTTGTTGCCACCAATGATGCTCATTACTTGAATAAAGAAGACTACGACTGGCATGAAATACTTCTATGCGTTCAGACTGGGGCGACCATAAACGACCCCGATCGAATGTCTTTTTCAACAAATGATTTTTATCTTCGGTCTCCTGAAGAGATGGACAGTCTCTTTGGAGCTGAATTACCGGATGCTCTTGATAACACCCTCGCTATAGCAGAGCGTTGTTCTCTGAAATTTGACCTCGGTACGAGAGATTATAAACTCCCAAGCTTTGACCTTCCAGAAGGTGAAACTCTTGAGTCGAATCTTGAAAAAGAAGCAATGGCAGGTCTTAAACAGCGTCTTCATAAGGATAATGTGCCAGAGGAATATAAAAAACGCCTTGATTACGAGCTGAAGGTTATTAAAAAAATGGGGTTTGCGGGATACTTTCTTATCGTGGCCAGCATTATAAGAGCAGCGAAGGATCGAGATATTCCAATTGGTCCGGGAAGAGGTTCTGCCGCTGGATCTCTTGTTGCATATAGCTTAAGGATTACTGAACTGGACCCTCTGAAATACAATCTTCTTTTTGAACGTTTCCTTAATCCAGAGCGTGTCAGTATGCCTGATATAGATACGGATGTTTCTGATAAGGGGAGGGAAGAGCTTCTTCAATACATTGCTGAAAAATATGGTGTAGATAGAGTTGCACAGATAATAACCTTTGATCGAATGAAAAGCAAAGCAGCTATTAGAGATGTGGGAAGAGCATTGGGGATGCCCTACAGTGATGTGGATGTTGTTGCTAAGCTTATTCCAGATGGAGCAAGGTCAATCCCGGAGGCTCTGGATCAAAGCGAGGACCTTCGCAACCTCACCCATAAAGACTTGGCGGTAAGTCGGCTTCTTGACAGCGCTTCTAAGATAGAGGGCCTTGCCCGCCACTGTTCTCAGCATGCAGCAGGCGTGGTTATTACCCCTATGCCAATTACAGATCTGGTGCCAGTGCGAAGGATTGGGGAAAACCAGATTGTGACACAGTTTCCCATGGAGCCTCTGGAGAAGCTGGGACTTGTAAAGATGGATTTCTTGGGTCTGAAGACGCTGTCTGTTTTGGAAGAGGCTATAAACAATATCAAGTTAAATGGCAAAACGCCGCCAGACCTTAATAAAATTCCCCTTAATGACAATTTGACCTATGAAATGTTACAAAGGGGAAACACACTCGGTGTTTTCCAGCTTGAATCCACAGGAATGCGACAATTGCTTCGTAAGATAAAACCGGATTGTTTTGAGGATCTCATTGCCGTCCTTGCTCTGTATCGGCCAGGTCCTTTGGGCAGTGGGATGGTTGATCAGTATATTGAGCGCAAACATGGACGGGCTGTAGTTGAGTATCTCCACCCTGAGCTGTCAGAAGTATTGAAAGAAACCTATGGGGTTATCCTTTATCAGGAACAAGTAATGCAAAGTGCGGCCTGTCTAGCTGGATATTCCCTAGGAGAGGCCGATCTATTGCGTCGAGCCATGGGGAAAAAGAAAGTGGAAGTAATGCAGCAGCAGCGAAAGATGTTCGCTGATGGTTGTGCCCAACATAACGTTCCGGCTCGAAAAGCAGAAGAAATCTTTGATATCATCCAGGAATTTGCAGGGTATGGTTTTAACAAGTCCCATAGTGCAGCTTACGCTTTGATCAGTTATCAGACAGCCTATTTGAAAGCAAACTTTCAGCCAGAATTCATGGCTGCCTATCTAACAAGTCAAATAGGTTCAAAAAAAGATGTAATGGCTCGCTATATTCGCGAAGTAAGAAATTCTGGCATAGAGGTTTTGCCCCCAGATGTCAACTCTTCCATGGAGTCTTTTGCCGCAGTAGACGAAGTAGTTCGGTTCGGATTGGGAGCCGTTGCGAAGGCAGGTCACGGGGCAGTAGAAGCTATTATTGCGGCACGGGAATGTGGCGGTGAATTTTCTTCGCTATGGAACTTTTTATGTCGTGTTGATTTGAGGGTTGTAAACAAATCTGTAATAGAAAATCTTATTAAAGCAGGAGCCTTTGATGGCCTTAACTCGAATAGACGCCAGCTTATTTCAGCTCTTCCTGATTTTGTGGCTTTAGCTCAGAGGAAGGGCGAGGAGAAAAACCAATGTTCCCTCCTAAGTCTTTTAGATGAAGATTCTGAGAGTGGGGATCTTGAACCGGAACTTCCTGATATAGAAGATTATGCTATTTATGAACGTCTCGACATGGAAAAAGAAGTGGTGGGGCTATATATTAGCGGCCATCCCTTTACTCAGCATGAAACGCTGGTCAGTAGATATAGTACATGCAGCATCTCCAATCTTAAATACTGGAGGAGCAGAAATCTTTTTCCTCAGATAGGCGGAATGATTCTTTCCGTCCATGAAAAATATACAAAACGGGGAGATCCCATGGGAATCCTTGAGGTGGAAGATGCAGAGTCAAAACTGGAGGTTATATGCTTTCCTAAGATTTGGTCTTCTATAAAAGACCAGATAGAGCCAGGGGAGATCTGCATTATTCGTGGGACTCTTGATGAAAGAGGGTCAGGGAACATCATAGCAAAGGAGATTGTTTCTTTCCAGGCCATACAGGGAAAAATGCCACCTTTTGTTAAGATAGTTCTCGATGGAACGTTATTGCAACCGAATTCAATGAAAAATTTTATACGCTCTTTGAAGGACTTTCCTGGACGTTCTCAGGTGTTGTTAGAGATTCGAAATGGAGTAGGAAGCGTAGTAATCCTTCTTTCAGGGATAAAGGTAGATGGGCCTACGATTAAATCTAAGGGTTTAGCTCCAGCGCTTCCTGAAGAAGCTTATGAGGTTTTTTGTTGA
- the pyk gene encoding pyruvate kinase, protein MKKVKIVCTIGPACSTYEMLCSMAEAGMNVARFNFSHGAYEEHKARLDLVRKAEKEIGKPIATLLDTKGPEIRTGTLKEGFIVLIKDQKIILTTRDVVGDSKEVYVNYPSLPSEVNVGQDIYIDDGTLHLKVTSVEGLDVFCQVVVGGELGERKGVNIPGASISLPALSEKDHKDICWGLENEMDYIAVSFVKNQKDIMEVRKIIEDAGGAMKIIAKIETRQAVNAILEILEVVDGVMIARGDLGVEIPTEEVPLVQKEIIDLCRSKGKAVIVATQMLDSMIRNPRPTRAEASDVANAVLDGTDAVMLSGETAKGAYPLRAVETMQRIVARVEKELELWQHPLHRKQLSTGIPDAVSGASVAVAREMGAAAIVSLTRSGSTAQMVSKHRPPCLIIGATPVVRTWRELSLYWGVEPLLVENIKDQDEAVANAFTASFKKGLLKEGDLVVVTAGVPMGIPGTTNMLQVHTVGKILVKGLSLLKKEAFGVIKTARTAEEALGKMEEGDILVVSETDRDFLPAMRKAVAIITEHGGLTSHAAIVALELGIPCVVSANNALSILHDGMSVTVDGFRGVIYAGSVHLRA, encoded by the coding sequence ATGAAGAAAGTGAAAATAGTCTGTACTATTGGCCCAGCTTGTTCTACATATGAAATGCTTTGTTCCATGGCTGAAGCTGGCATGAATGTCGCCCGCTTTAATTTTAGTCACGGAGCATACGAAGAACACAAAGCTCGTCTTGATCTTGTCAGAAAAGCTGAAAAAGAAATAGGCAAGCCCATAGCGACCCTTCTTGATACGAAAGGACCGGAAATCCGTACCGGAACCTTAAAAGAAGGATTTATTGTGCTGATAAAAGACCAGAAGATTATTCTAACAACAAGGGACGTAGTGGGAGATTCTAAAGAGGTATATGTTAATTACCCCAGTCTTCCTTCAGAAGTAAATGTAGGGCAGGATATATACATTGATGATGGCACCCTGCATCTCAAAGTAACTAGTGTAGAGGGACTTGATGTTTTTTGTCAGGTCGTTGTAGGCGGAGAACTGGGTGAAAGGAAGGGCGTCAATATTCCGGGAGCTTCTATCTCTCTTCCCGCACTTTCAGAAAAAGATCATAAGGATATTTGCTGGGGTCTTGAAAACGAAATGGATTATATAGCAGTATCCTTTGTCAAAAATCAAAAGGATATTATGGAAGTACGGAAGATAATAGAAGATGCGGGCGGCGCCATGAAGATTATCGCAAAGATTGAAACTCGCCAGGCCGTTAATGCCATATTGGAAATTCTTGAAGTGGTGGATGGGGTTATGATTGCCAGGGGCGATCTAGGTGTAGAGATCCCAACAGAAGAAGTTCCCCTTGTTCAAAAAGAGATTATTGACCTTTGCCGCTCAAAAGGCAAAGCTGTGATCGTTGCTACTCAGATGCTTGATTCCATGATTAGGAATCCTCGTCCAACGAGAGCAGAGGCCAGTGATGTGGCGAATGCAGTACTTGATGGAACTGATGCTGTAATGCTTTCTGGTGAAACAGCAAAGGGGGCATACCCCCTGCGTGCCGTTGAAACTATGCAGCGTATTGTTGCTCGAGTAGAGAAAGAACTTGAACTCTGGCAACATCCCCTTCATCGAAAACAATTAAGCACGGGCATCCCAGATGCTGTAAGCGGGGCATCCGTGGCAGTTGCTCGTGAAATGGGGGCGGCAGCTATTGTGTCATTAACAAGGAGCGGCAGCACTGCCCAGATGGTGAGCAAACATCGTCCGCCATGTCTGATCATAGGAGCTACACCAGTTGTTCGTACTTGGAGAGAGCTTTCTCTCTATTGGGGTGTAGAACCTCTCTTAGTTGAGAATATTAAAGATCAGGATGAAGCAGTGGCAAATGCCTTTACGGCAAGCTTCAAAAAAGGACTTCTCAAGGAAGGGGATCTCGTTGTAGTAACAGCAGGGGTCCCTATGGGCATTCCTGGAACGACGAATATGCTACAGGTTCATACAGTAGGCAAAATTCTAGTGAAAGGCCTTTCCCTCTTGAAGAAAGAAGCATTTGGTGTTATTAAAACGGCTCGTACCGCAGAAGAGGCCCTTGGTAAAATGGAAGAGGGAGATATTCTAGTTGTTTCAGAAACAGACAGGGACTTCTTACCTGCTATGAGAAAGGCTGTTGCTATTATTACGGAACATGGCGGGCTAACAAGTCATGCAGCTATAGTTGCTTTAGAACTTGGAATTCCTTGTGTTGTAAGCGCTAATAACGCTCTTTCTATTTTGCATGATGGCATGTCTGTTACTGTAGATGGCTTCCGTGGAGTAATATACGCTGGGAGTGTTCATTTAAGAGCGTGA
- a CDS encoding NUDIX hydrolase, translated as MSMNNVTVRNCNIPSSFPSWETVAPSGKGRLSAVLIPLFKTGKKLEILFLERQLNLKHHGGEMCFPGGERERYDKGPLETALRETEEEIGLKRENIRPLYLLDPHRAISSGFTVYPVVGIIVDESLSSSLLIEPKEVASTAFMSLDDIPEVPRSYRLEHGGNVTETPCYDLPNGKVVWGVTAYILRYFITMVRKGEINLCL; from the coding sequence ATGAGTATGAACAATGTAACCGTGCGAAACTGTAATATACCGTCATCCTTCCCTTCATGGGAAACAGTAGCCCCTTCGGGGAAAGGACGATTGAGTGCTGTCCTTATCCCACTTTTCAAGACAGGGAAAAAACTTGAAATTCTTTTCTTGGAGCGCCAGTTAAATTTGAAGCATCATGGTGGTGAAATGTGTTTCCCCGGCGGTGAGAGAGAACGCTATGACAAAGGGCCCCTCGAAACTGCTTTAAGAGAAACTGAAGAAGAGATAGGCCTTAAACGGGAAAACATAAGGCCTCTATATCTCTTAGATCCTCATCGAGCCATATCGAGTGGTTTTACAGTCTATCCCGTAGTAGGAATTATTGTTGACGAGTCTTTAAGCTCCAGTTTGCTGATCGAGCCAAAGGAAGTGGCCAGTACGGCGTTTATGAGTCTGGATGATATACCTGAGGTGCCTCGTTCTTACAGGTTAGAGCATGGTGGCAATGTGACCGAAACCCCCTGTTATGATCTTCCGAACGGAAAGGTCGTCTGGGGAGTAACAGCTTATATCTTACGTTACTTCATCACTATGGTTCGTAAAGGAGAAATTAATTTATGCCTCTGA